A window from Henckelia pumila isolate YLH828 unplaced genomic scaffold, ASM3356847v2 CTG_466, whole genome shotgun sequence encodes these proteins:
- the LOC140872604 gene encoding histone-lysine N-methyltransferase ATXR6 — translation MLSLKKRTQAPNPISSKPRSRKRPKSKLEHYDDVCCEKCGSDQHPAELLLCDKCDCGFHIFCLRPILAAVPKGPWFCPHCAHSKEVRGFPLVQTKILDFFRVQRSSQPTQSLNCYKKRRRTSGLVMSKKSRRLLPFNPSEDPVRRLEQMASLATALTVTGTEFSSELTYVPGMAPRSANRAVLERHGMQVLSKDDVETLTLCKNMMERGEWPPLMVVSDPREGFTVEADRSIRDLTIITEYVGDVDYLKNRQHDGGDSIMTLLTASDPSKSLVICPDKRSNIARFINGINNHTPGGKKKQNVKCLRFDVNGECRVLLIASRDIKKGERLYYDYNGYENEYPTEHFV, via the exons ATGCTGTCGTTGAAGAAGAGAACCCAGGCTCCAAATCCAATTTCTTCCAAGCCCCGATCAAGAAAAAGACCCAAATCGAAGTTGGAACATTACGACGATGTGTGTTGCGAGAAATGTGGGTCGGATCAGCACCCGGCGGAGCTTTTGCTATGCGACAAATGCGATTGCGGATTTCACATCTTCTGTCTCCGACCAATTCTTGCCGCGGTACCTAAAGGGCCCTGGTTTTGCCCTCATTGTGCTCATAGCAAAGAAGTCAGAG GTTTCCCTCTTGTGCAAACCAAGATTCTTGATTTTTTCCGTGTTCAGAGATCCTCTCAACCAACTCAAAGTCTAA ATTGTTATAAGAAACGAAGGAGGACGAGTGGCTTAGTGATGTCTAAGAAAAGTAGGAGGTTGTTGCCTTTCAATCCAAGCGAAGATCCTGTTAGGAGATTGGAACAAATGGCATCTTTAGCCACAGCTTTAACAGTAACTGGAACAGAGTTCAGTAGTGAGCTGACTTATGTACCTGGGATGGCACCAAGGTCAGCTAATCGCGCGGTACTTGAAAGACATGGAATGCAG GTGTTATCAAAAGACGATGTGGAAACCTTGACCCTTTGCAAGAACATGATGGAACGAGGGGAATGGCCGCCCCTTATGGTCGTGTCCGATCCAAGAGAAGG ATTCACGGTGGAAGCAGATAGATCCATCCGAGATTTGACGATTATTACAGAATACGTAGGGGACGTTGACTACCTAAAAAACCGGCAGCATGATGGAGGAGATAGTATAATGACCCTTCTCACTGCGTCAGATCCTTCAAAAAGTCTCGTCATCTGCCCCGATAAGCGTAGTAATATTGCTCGTTTTATCAATGGCATCAACAATCATACACC GGGTGGAAAGAAGAAGCAGAATGTTAAATGTTTGAGGTTCGATGTCAATGGTGAATGTAGAGTACTATTGATCGCCAGCAGAGACATCAAGAAAGGGGAAAGACTGTATTACGACTACAACGGATACGAAAACGAATACCCGACGGAGCACTTCGTCTGA
- the LOC140872445 gene encoding uncharacterized protein — translation MDSFSDDTEESRFFDALEHIAAEPEFVSDINNWEYDVWINTPQSVRDRRTKFIRWMGLDSNDLEESFLDEYGSPEGGLFRGDIDRILGNSGAVLRTSGIIDELSSSQSSISSWNTDDLELSRGANLSKFRSGEVEKVSELSSPVHRLVQREIEVHGNTPRTMNKLRNKWLCKLRSVTCLMNANVKEDDVELNSFSQGQGSRFQRVKVRHCRRRLKELSALFTRQDIQAHEGTILTMKFSLDGQYLASAGEDKLVKVWQVVEDERLDERDIPDVDPSCVYFSVNGLSELRPLMVEKDKTNKSNTLHRTPDSACIVFPPKIFRLQEVPLHVFEGHSGEILDLSWSKNNRLLSSSVDKTVRLWQLGVNNCLKVFLHSDYVTCIQFNPVNDDYFISGSIDGKVRIWAIDGCHVVGWTEAKDIITAVSHRPDGQGGVFGSITGTCQFFEISDNHLQLETQICLTNKKKSSPCKRIMGFQFLPHDPSKLLVTCADSLVRIIDGMNVIAKYKGPRNCGNHLSASFTSDGKHIISASEDSSVYIWNYIGQEEYSFLHPKAIRSLECFSANASVAIPWPGLKTGNTMDRLQSRTFPGSSINYLPFSPSTRFLLSQEFFVDSSSKGSATWPEEKLPASDHEAESSMSKSQYKLFKNSWQNLSSSHAYGLVIVTAGWDGRIRSFHNYGLPATL, via the exons ATGGATAGCTTCAGTGATGACACCGAAGAATCTCGATTTTTCGATGCCCTGGAGCACATTGCAGCAGAACCCGAGTTTGTTTCTGATATTAATAATTGGGAGTATGATGTTTGGATTAATACCCCCCAAAGTGTAAGAGATCGACGAACGAAATTCATAAGATGGATGGGATTGGATTCTAATGATTTAGAAGAAAGTTTTCTGGATGAATATGGCAGTCCGGAAGGTGGCCTTTTCAGGGGGGATATAGATAGAATTTTGGGTAATAGTGGAGCTGTTCTAAGAACCTCGGGTATCATAGATGAGCTTTCTTCAAGCCAGTCTTCTATATCAAGTTGGAATACTGATGATTTAGAATTGTCCCGGGGAGCGAATTTAAGTAAATTTAGAAGTGGGGAGGTTGAAAAAGTTTCGGAACTATCTTCCCCAGTTCATCGACTTGTGCAAAGAGAAATTGAGGTTCATGGAAATACACCAAGAACAATGAATAAATTGAGGAATAAATGGTTGTGTAAATTGCGATCCGTGACTTGTTTGATGAACGCGAATGTGAAAGAAGATGATGTAGAATTGAATAGTTTCAGCCAAGGTCAAGGCTCGAGGTTTCAGAGAGTCAAGGTTCGCCATTGTCGAAGAAGGTTGAAGGAACTCTCAGCCCTTTTCACGAGACAAGATATCCAGGCTCATGAAGGGACAATATTGACAATGAAATTTAGTCTTGATGGGCAATATTTGGCTAGTGCTGGTGAAGATAAACTTGTGAAAGTCTGGCAAGTAGTGGAGGATGAAAGATTAGATGAAAGGGACATTCCAGATGTGGATCCATCATGCGTGTACTTCTCGGTGAATGGACTTTCTGAATTGAGGCCTCTCATGGTGGAAAAAGATAAAACTAACAAATCTAATACTCTGCATAGAACACCAGATTCTGCATGTATTGTTTTCCCTCCGAAGATTTTCCGGTTACAAGAGGTGCCTTTGCATGTGTTTGAAGGACACAGTGGGGAAATCTTGGATCTTTCTTGGTCGAAGAATAAT CGTCTTCTCTCATCGTCTGTTGATAAAACAGTTCGGCTGTGGCAGCTTGGAGTAAATAATTGCCTCAAGGTCTTCTTGCATAGTGATTACG TAACCTGCATTCAATTCAACCCTGTGAATGACGATTACTTCATCAGTGGTTCAATAGATGGGAAAGTTCGAATTTGGGCAATAGATGGTTGTCATGTCGTCGGATGGACTGAAGCAAAGGACATAATTACTGCTGTCTCGCATCGACCTGATGGACAG GGTGGTGTTTTTGGCTCTATAACTGGAACCTGTCAATTTTTCGAGATATCAG ATAATCACTTGCAGTTGGAAACTCAAATATGCTTAACAAATAAAAAGAAGTCTTCACCTTGTAAAAGGATAATGGGCTTTCAG TTTTTACCACACGATCCTAGCAAATTATTGGTTACTTGCGCTGATTCACTAGTCAGGATTATAGATGGAATGAATGTAATTGCCAAGTACAAAG GCCCTCGAAATTGTGGAAACCATTTATCTGCTTCATTTACTTCAGATGGAAAACATATTATCTCGGCCTCTGAGGATTCAAGTGTTTATATTTGGAACTACATTGGTCAGGAGGAGTACTCTTTTTTGCACCCAAAAGCCATAAGATCACTCGAGTGTTTCTCTGCCAATGCCTCCGTCGCCATACCATGGCCTGGCTTGAAAACCGGGAACACAATGGACAGGTTGCAATCAAGAACATTCCCTGGtagttcaattaattatttGCCTTTCTCGCCATCCACCCGTTTCTTGTTGAGCCAAGAATTTTTCGTAGACTCCAGCTCAAAGGGATCCGCAACTTGGCCGGAAGAAAAACTTCCTGCTTCTGATCATGAGGCCGAATCATCGATGAGCAAATCACAGTACAAACTATTCAAGAATTCTTGGCAGAATCTATCGAGTTCTCATGCATACGGACTTGTCATAGTTACTGCTGGCTGGGATGGACGGATCCGATCATTTCACAATTATGGGCTACCAGCAACCCTTTAA
- the LOC140872630 gene encoding uncharacterized protein, producing the protein MLFKDKNDLIASVKDYSVRISRREYRVVDSTRILWKVQCRNDSSTARCRWCLRASFKEKTSYWKITRYGGPHTCISINVGIDHHNLNSDMAAQTLLGIVRCDPSYEIKYIMESVKDKYGYQISYTKAWRSLKRAVEIVYGTWESSVQLLPKYTRALCKYNPGTVVEWKHLRSNNESIKTLNYVFWAFRPSIDGFRHCRKIISVDGTHLYTKYKHKMLIAVTLDANNQVLPLAFAIVDEETSDSWKWFLENVGQYVVCGKSGICLIFDRHKGIVRAAEDLHYFKPPHGVHRFCLRYVCSNFNARFKDVHLKDLCWKAGKQHQVCKFDATMEAIRNKNILAHRYLAGISKEKWSMAHDGGWRREVMTTNMSECLNSVLKGARRLPISAIVHLTLLRCVQYFIERVAKGQRMVQENQLWSDYACRKYEEWARKSSEHRVVKYDVRTQTASVATGGRPSRGQHIQVVRLSTSDCSCGKWTIFGIPCSHAICTAKYHSLDPTTLVQSWYNISNYLAAYKGRFEPIADERYWDPPTFELHHNPVRRERRRAGRDTTTRVRNEMDRPMVRERQRRAQ; encoded by the coding sequence ATGTTATTTAAAGATAAGAATGATCTCATTGCTTCTGTGAAAGATTATTCAGTCAGAATTTCCAGGCGTGAGTATCGTGTAGTCGATAGCACACGCATTCTGTGGAAGGTACAATGTAGAAATGATTCTTCTACCGCCCGATGTCGTTGGTGTCTTCGAGCTTCTTTCAAAGAGAAAACCAGCTACTGGAAAATAACAAGATATGGTGGTCCTCACACGTGTATATCTATCAACGTGGGCATAGATCATCATAACCTGAATAGCGATATGGCCGCACAGACGTTGTTGGGTATTGTACGTTGTGATCCTTCGTACGAGATTAAATATATCATGGAGAGCGTGAAGGATAAATACGGATACCAAATCTCGTATACGAAGGCGTGGCGAAGTCTAAAACGCGCAGTGGAAATTGTTTATGGGACTTGGGAGAGTTCTGTGCAACTGCTTCCGAAATATACGCGTGCTCTGTGCAAATATAATCCCGGAACAGTTGTTGAGTGGAAGCATCTTAGATCGAACAACGAATCAATAAAAACATTGAACTATGTTTTTTGGGCATTCAGGCCTTCTATAGATGGATTTCGCCACTGTCGAAAAATCATCAGCGTTGACGGCACACATTTGTATACAAAATATAAGCACAAAATGCTGATCGCAGTCACTCTGGATGCGAACAATCAGGTGTTGCCGCTGGCATTTGCAATCGTGGATGAAGAGACGTCGGATTCCTGGAAATGGTTCTTGGAAAATGTTGGTCAGTATGTTGTTTGTGGTAAAAGTGGAATATGCCTAATTTTTGATAGgcataagggtattgttcgagCAGCTGAGGATCTCCACTATTTTAAACCTCCGCATGGTGTGCATCGTTTTTGTTTGAGATATGTGTGCTCAAATTTTAATGCGAGATTCAAAGATGTGCATTTGAAAGATTTATGTTGGAAGGCGGGCAAACAACATCAAGTCTGTAAGTTCGACGCAACAATGGAGGCCATcaggaataaaaatattttagcacACAGGTACTTGGCTGGAATCTCAAAGGAGAAATGGAGTATGGCTCATGATGGAGGTTGGCGTCGTGAGGTGATGACGACAAACATGTCTGAATGTTTGAACAGTGTGTTAAAGGGAGCTCGTAGACTCCCTATATCTGCGATAGTGCACTTGACTCTTTTAAGATGCGTACAATACTTCATTGAACGTGTGGCAAAGGGTCAACGCATGGTTCAGGAAAATCAGCTGTGGTCGGACTATGCATGTCGCAAATATGAAGAATGGGCAAGAAAATCAAGCGAACATCGTGTTGTTAAATATGATGTACGGACTCAAACTGCTTCAGTTGCGACCGGGGGCAGACCAAGTCGCGGCCAACATATACAAGTGGTGAGGTTATCAACGAGTGATTGTTCATGTGGTAAATGGACAATTTTTGGAATCCCATGTTCTCACGCTATTTGCACTGCGAAATACCATTCGTTAGATCCGACAACCCTAGTTCAGTCATGGTACAACATATCGAACTACCTCGCGGCGTATAAAGGTAGATTTGAACCTATTGCCGATGAACGCTATTGGGATCCTCCTACCTTTGAGCTGCATCACAACCCGGTTAGACGTGAAAGAAGAAGAGCTGGTAGGGATACAACAACTCGAGTGAGGAATGAGATGGACAGACCGATGGTCAGGGAGAGACAACGACGGGCACAATAA